The proteins below come from a single Macrobrachium rosenbergii isolate ZJJX-2024 chromosome 50, ASM4041242v1, whole genome shotgun sequence genomic window:
- the wus gene encoding dnaJ homolog subfamily C member 22 isoform X1, with the protein MPQTTEFEVVNPTGYIAGGDLDFKKRPRPRGRREMEKSLCVAYLAWLFGGWLGLHHFYLRRDRQAFTWFCTLGGYFGVGWMRDFFRLPSYVRDVNNDDRYAADLAQLMLRRSKPPFSPARFTGQILVANSWSYLIAAAVPTEEIFGYSVLWLVCLAPIGTALAVWNIGNIGREQGSLKSAMVGAFLVFPASLFYPPLANWSAVSSTLVFNQWGKKWRRHPYSKNSVCRRLLVLGLCGSIFFGLWFSFLYFNATVTDKTGERIKLRDAAENFLNSPMFLEFKKNMKELYNSIMEDGWQNAWSNFVELLDPLGERHALKILGLESGASQENITSAYRKLAREWHPDRHPPDRKESASAKFMEIQEAYDKLSTIKNRRLRKNKLSDDQNREDYVTQNV; encoded by the exons aggaagaagagaaatggaaaaaagtcTTTGTGTTGCATACCTTGCATGGCTTTTTGGTGGATGGCTTGGACTGCATCATTTTTACCTAAGACGTGATAGACAG GCCTTCACTTGGTTTTGCACTCTTGGGGGTTACTTTGGAGTAGGTTGGATGAGGGACTTCTTCCGACTGCCATCCTATGTGAGAGATGTAAATAATGATGATAGGTACGCTGCAGACCTTGCACAGCTGATGCTTCGTCGTTCAAAG CCTCCTTTCAGTCCAGCAAGATTTACCGGGCAGATTCTGGTGGCAAATTCTTGGAGTTACCTTATAGCAGCTGCAGTCCCAACGGAAGAAATTTTTGGCTACTCAGTATTATGGCTTGTATGCTTAGCTCCAATTGGCACAGCACTAG CTGTGTGGAACATAGGAAATATTGGTCGGGAACAAGGGAGCTTGAAGTCTGCTATGGTAGGGGCTTTCCTAGTGTTCCCAGCTTCTTTGTTTTATCCTCCTCTGGCAAACTGGAGTGCTGTATCATCCACACTTGTTTTTAATCAGTGGGGAAAAAAATGGAGAAGACATCCATATTCCAAGAATTCTGTATGTAG GCGTCTGCTGGTTTTAGGATTGTGCGGTTCCATCTTCTTTGGACTGTGGTTTTCCTTTTTGTACTTCAATGCCACAGTAACAGATAAAACTGGTGAGAGAATTAAACTACGGGATGCAGCTGAGAATTTCCTCAATTCTCCCATGTTTTTGGAGTTcaagaagaatatgaaagaacTCTACAACAGTATAATGGAAGATGGTTGGCAAAATGCTTGGTCCAACTTTGTTGAACTGTTGGATCCACTTGGTGAAAGACATGCTTTAAAA atattagGCCTAGAGAGTGGGGCCTCTCAGGAAAATATCACTTCAGCATATCGCAAACTGGCTCGAGAATGGCATCCTGATAG ACATCCTCCTGATAGGAAAGAATCAGCAAGTGCCAAGTTTATGGAAATACAAGAAGCTTACGACAAGCTTTCTACCATCAAGAACCGTAGGTTAAGAAAAAACAAGTTGTCGGATGACCAAAACCGAGAGGACTATGTTACCCAGAATGTGTAG
- the wus gene encoding dnaJ homolog subfamily C member 22 isoform X2 — MPQTTEFEVVNPTGYIAGGDLDFKKRPRPRGRREMEKSLCVAYLAWLFGGWLGLHHFYLRRDRQAFTWFCTLGGYFGVGWMRDFFRLPSYVRDVNNDDRYAADLAQLMLRRSKPPFSPARFTGQILVANSWSYLIAAAVPTEEIFGYSVLWLVCLAPIGTALAVWNIGNIGREQGSLKSAMVGAFLVFPASLFYPPLANWSAVSSTLVFNQWGKKWRRHPYSKNSVCRRLLVLGLCGSIFFGLWFSFLYFNATVTDKTGERIKLRDAAENFLNSPMFLEFKKNMKELYNSIMEDGWQNAWSNFVELLDPLGERHALKILGLESGASQENITSAYRKLAREWHPDRSHPISRVSILLPHILATIPAD, encoded by the exons aggaagaagagaaatggaaaaaagtcTTTGTGTTGCATACCTTGCATGGCTTTTTGGTGGATGGCTTGGACTGCATCATTTTTACCTAAGACGTGATAGACAG GCCTTCACTTGGTTTTGCACTCTTGGGGGTTACTTTGGAGTAGGTTGGATGAGGGACTTCTTCCGACTGCCATCCTATGTGAGAGATGTAAATAATGATGATAGGTACGCTGCAGACCTTGCACAGCTGATGCTTCGTCGTTCAAAG CCTCCTTTCAGTCCAGCAAGATTTACCGGGCAGATTCTGGTGGCAAATTCTTGGAGTTACCTTATAGCAGCTGCAGTCCCAACGGAAGAAATTTTTGGCTACTCAGTATTATGGCTTGTATGCTTAGCTCCAATTGGCACAGCACTAG CTGTGTGGAACATAGGAAATATTGGTCGGGAACAAGGGAGCTTGAAGTCTGCTATGGTAGGGGCTTTCCTAGTGTTCCCAGCTTCTTTGTTTTATCCTCCTCTGGCAAACTGGAGTGCTGTATCATCCACACTTGTTTTTAATCAGTGGGGAAAAAAATGGAGAAGACATCCATATTCCAAGAATTCTGTATGTAG GCGTCTGCTGGTTTTAGGATTGTGCGGTTCCATCTTCTTTGGACTGTGGTTTTCCTTTTTGTACTTCAATGCCACAGTAACAGATAAAACTGGTGAGAGAATTAAACTACGGGATGCAGCTGAGAATTTCCTCAATTCTCCCATGTTTTTGGAGTTcaagaagaatatgaaagaacTCTACAACAGTATAATGGAAGATGGTTGGCAAAATGCTTGGTCCAACTTTGTTGAACTGTTGGATCCACTTGGTGAAAGACATGCTTTAAAA atattagGCCTAGAGAGTGGGGCCTCTCAGGAAAATATCACTTCAGCATATCGCAAACTGGCTCGAGAATGGCATCCTGATAG GTCTCATCCAATATCCAGGGTTTCCATCTTGTTACCCCATATCCTAGCTACTATTCCAGCAGATTGA
- the wus gene encoding dnaJ homolog subfamily C member 22 isoform X3 → MEKSLCVAYLAWLFGGWLGLHHFYLRRDRQAFTWFCTLGGYFGVGWMRDFFRLPSYVRDVNNDDRYAADLAQLMLRRSKPPFSPARFTGQILVANSWSYLIAAAVPTEEIFGYSVLWLVCLAPIGTALAVWNIGNIGREQGSLKSAMVGAFLVFPASLFYPPLANWSAVSSTLVFNQWGKKWRRHPYSKNSVCRRLLVLGLCGSIFFGLWFSFLYFNATVTDKTGERIKLRDAAENFLNSPMFLEFKKNMKELYNSIMEDGWQNAWSNFVELLDPLGERHALKILGLESGASQENITSAYRKLAREWHPDRHPPDRKESASAKFMEIQEAYDKLSTIKNRRLRKNKLSDDQNREDYVTQNV, encoded by the exons atggaaaaaagtcTTTGTGTTGCATACCTTGCATGGCTTTTTGGTGGATGGCTTGGACTGCATCATTTTTACCTAAGACGTGATAGACAG GCCTTCACTTGGTTTTGCACTCTTGGGGGTTACTTTGGAGTAGGTTGGATGAGGGACTTCTTCCGACTGCCATCCTATGTGAGAGATGTAAATAATGATGATAGGTACGCTGCAGACCTTGCACAGCTGATGCTTCGTCGTTCAAAG CCTCCTTTCAGTCCAGCAAGATTTACCGGGCAGATTCTGGTGGCAAATTCTTGGAGTTACCTTATAGCAGCTGCAGTCCCAACGGAAGAAATTTTTGGCTACTCAGTATTATGGCTTGTATGCTTAGCTCCAATTGGCACAGCACTAG CTGTGTGGAACATAGGAAATATTGGTCGGGAACAAGGGAGCTTGAAGTCTGCTATGGTAGGGGCTTTCCTAGTGTTCCCAGCTTCTTTGTTTTATCCTCCTCTGGCAAACTGGAGTGCTGTATCATCCACACTTGTTTTTAATCAGTGGGGAAAAAAATGGAGAAGACATCCATATTCCAAGAATTCTGTATGTAG GCGTCTGCTGGTTTTAGGATTGTGCGGTTCCATCTTCTTTGGACTGTGGTTTTCCTTTTTGTACTTCAATGCCACAGTAACAGATAAAACTGGTGAGAGAATTAAACTACGGGATGCAGCTGAGAATTTCCTCAATTCTCCCATGTTTTTGGAGTTcaagaagaatatgaaagaacTCTACAACAGTATAATGGAAGATGGTTGGCAAAATGCTTGGTCCAACTTTGTTGAACTGTTGGATCCACTTGGTGAAAGACATGCTTTAAAA atattagGCCTAGAGAGTGGGGCCTCTCAGGAAAATATCACTTCAGCATATCGCAAACTGGCTCGAGAATGGCATCCTGATAG ACATCCTCCTGATAGGAAAGAATCAGCAAGTGCCAAGTTTATGGAAATACAAGAAGCTTACGACAAGCTTTCTACCATCAAGAACCGTAGGTTAAGAAAAAACAAGTTGTCGGATGACCAAAACCGAGAGGACTATGTTACCCAGAATGTGTAG